GGTGTCCTTGTAAATGGGGATGATAGCATACTTGCTGCAGGTGGATTTATCCTACAAATTATGCCAGGAGCACAGGAAGAGACAATCTCCTTTATTGAAGAGCGTCTGCAAAAAATCCCACCTGTTTCAAAATTAATTGAACAAGGACTTTCGCCAGAGGAATTATTATACGAAGTACTAGGAAAAGAAAAAGTGAAGGTATTAGAAACAATGGACGTTCAATTTAATTGTACATGTTCTCGTGAGCGTATTGAGAGTGTATTAATTAGTCTCGGTAAAAAAGAATTAGAACAAGTTCGTGAGGAAGAAGATGAAACGGAAGTGCATTGTCATTTCTGTAATGAGCGATATAATTTCTCTAAAGAAGATATTACAAACTTGATTGAAAGCTTGTAAACAGAAAGGTTTTCTAGCAATTGTAAATCATCTAAATAAATTGACAAGTAAGAAAAATTCTGTCAAAATTGAAATGTATATAAAACCAATAAAAATACTCGGTGTTAGGAGTGACAGGAATGCGAGTGGCACAATCAGTTTCAGAATTAATCGGGAAAACGCCGATCGTTAAGTTGAACCGCATCGTAGAGCAAGACAGTGCAGACATTTACTTAAAATTAGAATTCATGAACCCTGGAAGTAGCGTAAAAGATCGTATTGCATTATCTATGATCGAAGCTGCTGAAAAAAAGGGATTATTACAAGAAGGCGATACAATTATTGAACCAACGAGTGGTAACACAGGAATTGGCTTAGCGATGGTAGCGGCTGCAAAGGGCTATAAGGCAATTTTAGTAATGCCGGAGACAATGAGTATTGAACGTCGTAACTTATTACGTGCTTATGGAGCTGAATTAGTATTAACTCCGGGTCCAGAAGGAATGGGCGGCGCAATTCGTAAGGCAACTGAATTAGCGAAAGAGCATGGTTACTTTATACCACAACAATTCCAAAACCCGGCGAATCCAGAAATTCACCGTTTGACGACAGGGCCAGAAATTGTTGAACAAATGGGTAATGAATTAGATGCATTTATCGCTGGTATCGGTACTGGTGGAACAATTACAGGTGCTGGTGAAGTGTTAAAAGAAATATATAAAGATATTAGAATTTACGCAGTAGAACCTGCAGATTCTCCAGTGTTATCTGGTGGGAAACCAGGTCCGCATAAGATTCAAGGTATTGGGGCTGGATTCGTTCCTGAAACATTGGATGTAGAAGTATATGATGAAATTATTCAAGTAAAGACAGAACAGGCATTTGAATATGCGAGAAGAGTGGCTCGTGAAGAAGGTATTTTAGTTGGTATTTCTTCAGGTGCTGTCATTTATGCCGCGACAGAAGTTGCGAAAAAACTTGGTAAAGGGAAAAAGGTTCTTGTAATTATTCCAAGTAATGGTGAACGTTATTTAAGTACACCGCTTTATCAATTTGAATCATAATTAGTATGGCCAGAAAAAGCATTCCTGAAAAGGAATGCTTTTTCTTTTTTCGTTTGAAAATAGTGAATGACTAGAAAACTTCATGTAAAATAAGTAGTAGTAAAGTTAAAATATTTTCACTAGCTCTCAGGGACGATTGTTTCATATTAACCATCTGTAATTTGGGGTGATTAGTCTAAGGGAGTGGGATAAAAGAAGACGGGGTGTTGGTATGCAGCGAAGAAAATCTTTAGCGCTTTCTGTTCCATATCATTTAGATTTTTTTAAGCAATATAAGTCTCTTTCTCAGAATAAGAATCAACATATTTTGTTAGAAAGTGGACGTGGGGGTCGTTATAGTATTGCGGGGCTCGATCC
This sequence is a window from Bacillus pseudomycoides DSM 12442. Protein-coding genes within it:
- the cysK gene encoding cysteine synthase A, which gives rise to MRVAQSVSELIGKTPIVKLNRIVEQDSADIYLKLEFMNPGSSVKDRIALSMIEAAEKKGLLQEGDTIIEPTSGNTGIGLAMVAAAKGYKAILVMPETMSIERRNLLRAYGAELVLTPGPEGMGGAIRKATELAKEHGYFIPQQFQNPANPEIHRLTTGPEIVEQMGNELDAFIAGIGTGGTITGAGEVLKEIYKDIRIYAVEPADSPVLSGGKPGPHKIQGIGAGFVPETLDVEVYDEIIQVKTEQAFEYARRVAREEGILVGISSGAVIYAATEVAKKLGKGKKVLVIIPSNGERYLSTPLYQFES